The following is a genomic window from Candidatus Thermoplasmatota archaeon.
ACGATACGCCCTGTCATCGGAGTGCCGGTGAGCGGCAAAATCAGCCTTGACTCCCTCCTCTCCGTTGTGCAGATGCCCCCTGGGATTCCCGTTGCGGCGGTCGGGCTGGACAGGGGAGAGAACGCGGCCATTCTGGCGGTCGAGATTTTGTCGATATCCGACGATCAGCTGAGAGAGAAGCTGGAGAAGCACAGAAAGAGGCTGAAGGAGTGGACAATCGAGGATTCCAAGTCAAT
Proteins encoded in this region:
- the purE gene encoding 5-(carboxyamino)imidazole ribonucleotide mutase is translated as MSVLVILGSKSDKKIGDKAIDILAQFGVNSKMIVASAHRSPEYLHDEIERSDAKVIIAVAGLSAALPGAVASKTIRPVIGVPVSGKISLDSLLSVVQMPPGIPVAAVGLDRGENAAILAVEILSISDDQLREKLEKHRKRLKEWTIEDSKSIGD